GGTCTCCTCGGTCGCCGCGGCGGTGTCGGCGGCCTTGTGGTCGTCGCCTTCCTTGGTGGCGGCCGCCCCGCTGCCGTGGTGGTCGTCGGCGGCGGCGGACAGCTTCAGGACCGGGGCGGGGCTTTCGGGCTCCTCGCCGCCCTCGGTGGGCTCCTCGATCCAGCGGACGACTTCCTTGTTGTCGTACGTCTGGATCGCCTTGAAGACGAGCTGGTCGGCGTCCTCGGGGAGCGCGCCGACGGAGACCGGGAACTGCTGGAAGTAGCCGGGGGCGATCTCGCTGTCGTCCGCGGTCCAGGTCACCTTGGAGACGGCCTCGGTGATCTTCTTGCCGTGCACTTCGAGAGGCTTGTCGAGCTTGCTCTTGTCGATCTTGATCTTCCAGCCGGGGACGGCCTGCGGGGTGACGGAGGAGAGCGGGTGGTCGGCCGGGAAGTTGACTTCGAGCTTCACCGTCGAGGCCTGGTCGCGCTCGTTGGGGACCTTGAAGTTGAGCGTGGCGTATCCGCCCTTGGCGGCCTCGCCCACCGGCTGGACGCTGACATGGGCGGCGGCCGGGCCGGCGATCAGCAGGACGGTGGACGCGGCGACGCCGCCGGCGAGGGCGATACGGGAAAGCTTCATGGCAGGAATCTCCACAGGGGAACGGAACACGGTGGTCCGGCGCGCGGACGCGCGGCGGC
This sequence is a window from Streptomyces parvus. Protein-coding genes within it:
- a CDS encoding YcnI family protein → MKLSRIALAGGVAASTVLLIAGPAAAHVSVQPVGEAAKGGYATLNFKVPNERDQASTVKLEVNFPADHPLSSVTPQAVPGWKIKIDKSKLDKPLEVHGKKITEAVSKVTWTADDSEIAPGYFQQFPVSVGALPEDADQLVFKAIQTYDNKEVVRWIEEPTEGGEEPESPAPVLKLSAAADDHHGSGAAATKEGDDHKAADTAAATEETHAAASSSSSDTTARTLGIIGIVIGVAGVAFGVLAGRRRSA